The following are encoded together in the Archocentrus centrarchus isolate MPI-CPG fArcCen1 chromosome 23, fArcCen1, whole genome shotgun sequence genome:
- the tnni1d gene encoding troponin I, skeletal, slow d — protein MNPRGEKPKSKISASRKLSLKMLLLTRACEDLEKERQEREEEKVRYLGEKLPPLQLSGMSMKELQDLCKQLHAKIDIVDEERYDCEYKVSKHNKDIHELKLKVQDLGGKFKKPALRKVRVSADEMMRALLGSKHKGSMDLRANLKSVKKEDVKQDKVLTSEVGDWRKNVEAMSGMEGRKKMFDTGGGAQ, from the exons ATGAATCCCAGAGGGGAAAAG CCGAAGTCAAAGATTTCGGCTTCTCGCAAGCTCTCCCTCAAA ATGCTGCTCCTCACAAGAGCCTGTGAGGATTTGGAGAAGGAGAGgcaagagagggaggaggagaaagtgcGCTATTTAGGAGAGAAGTTGCCCCCTTTGCAGTTGTCTGGAATGTCCATGAAAGAACTACAA GACCTTTGCAAGCAGCTTCATGCAAAAATCGATATTGTGGATGAGGAGAGATATGACTGTGAATACAAAGTGAGCAAACACAACAAAGAT ATCCATGAGCTGAAGCTGAAGGTACAGGACCTTGGGGGCAAGTTCAAAAAGCCTGCCCTGCGAAAAGTGAGGGTGTCAGCAGATGAGATGATGAGAGCTCTCTTGGGCTCCAAACACAAGGGCTCAATGGACCTCAGAGCCAACCTCAAGTCTGTGAAGAAAGAGGATGTGAAACAGGACAAG GTGCTTACCTCTGAAGTGGGCGACTGGCGTAAGAATGTGGAGGCCATGTCAGGTATGGAGGGCCGTAAGAAGATGTTCGACACAGGTGGCGGAGCACAGTGA
- the st8sia1 gene encoding alpha-N-acetylneuraminide alpha-2,8-sialyltransferase, translating to MFLRCYRAKLSAWAALCVLVLCWFYVFPVYRLPSDKEMVEEVLRQGEEWQKNQTGIDLYRKLLSECCDPKQMFAVTKENSPVGKVLWYDGEFYYSHTVNNNTYSLFVQDNPLQLPLKKCAVVGNGGILRHSKCGGDIDQADFVMRCNLPPISKEYVQDVGTKTHLVTANPSIIEKRFQSLLWSRKDFVDSMKVYGSSYIYMPAFSMRPGTDPSLRAYYALADSSSNLTMLFANPEFLRTVGKFWKSRGVHARRLSTGLFLVSLALGLCEEVTAYGFWPFSVDLDQRPVSHHYYDNILPYKWFHAMPEEFIQLWHLHKSGTLRVRVGRCPPQEGGS from the exons aTGTTTCTGCGATGCTACCGGGCCAAGCTGTCGGCGTGGGCCGCTCTGTGCGTGCTGGTGCTCTGCTGGTTTTACGTTTTCCCCGTCTACAGACTCCCAAGCGATAAAGAAATGGTGGAGGAGGTGCTGAGGCAGGGGGAAGAATGGCAGAAGAACCAGACGGGCATCGATTTATACAG gAAGTTGCTGTCAGAGTGCTGTGATCCGAAGCAGATGTTTGCAGTGACTAAGGAGAACTCACCTGTGGGCAAAGTCCTGTGGTACGATGGCGAGTTTTACTACTCGCACACCGTCAACAATAACACGTACTCCCTCTTTGTACAG GACAACCCCCTGCAGCTGCCCCTGAAGAAGTGTGCAGTAGTGGGTAATGGCGGCATTCTCAGGCACAGCAAGTGTGGCGGGGACATCGACCAGGCTGACTTTGTTATGAG GTGTAACCTTCCACCGATCTCAAAGGAATATGTGCAGGATGTGGGAACAAAGACACATCTGGTTACAGCCAATCCCAGCATCATCGAGAAGAG ATTTCAGAGCCTTCTGTGGTCAAGAAAGGATTTTGTGGATAGCATGAAGGTCTACGGCTCCAGCTACATCTACATGCCGGCGTTTTCCATGAGGCCTGGCACAGACCCATCACTGCGGGCCTATTACGCGCTGGCAGACTCCTCCTCCAACCTCACCATGCTTTTTGCCAACCCTGAATTCCTACGCACGGTGGGTAAATTTTGGAAATCCCGCGGTGTGCACGCCAGGCGCCTATCCACAGGCCTCTTTCTGGTGAGCTTAGCCCTGGGGCTGTGTGAAGAAGTGACAGCCTACGGCTTCTGGCCGTTTTCTGTCGACCTGGATCAGCGACCAGTCAGCCACCACTACTACGACAACATCCTGCCCTATAAGTGGTTCCATGCCATGCCTGAGGAGTTCATCCAGCTTTGGCATCTGCACAAAAGCGGCACGCTCCGTGTGAGGGTGGGACGCTGCCCCCCTCAGGAAGGAGGGAGTTAG